The Deltaproteobacteria bacterium genomic interval ATACCTCTGCCGAACGGCTAGTGACGAAAGCCTCACGCAAGCGCCGCACTACTGCCCAGCTCCTCCGTGAAAGTCTACGCTCCCACAAGGACTGCTTTGAACCGGCACTGGCGCTTGCAGCTTAGCTTCATGCCTATGACCTCCCTGGCTACCCGATTAGGCTGCGCCACCCACCAGTGCCTCGCAACCGAAGGAGTGCTTTGTGAACAGCTATCCTGCCGCCCCGCAGATGAGTAATGTGCTCGAAACTGAACCAGCCGCGCTAGCGAGTATGCCAATGACGCCGTTTACAGTTTGAGCCCCCTCTCTATGTCGGAGATCAACGCCACTCTACGCACATGGCGTCCACCCTCGAACTCGGCGGCTAGAAACGTGTCGACGATCAGAATCGCTAACCCGCTCCCTACTACCCTCTGCCCAAGGGCAAGAACATTCGCATTGTTGTGCCTCCTCGCCATCGACGCAGAATATGGCTCACTACACACGACGCATCGAATCCCCGGACTCTTATTGGCAGCTATTGAGGCCCCCACACCGCTTCCACAAAAAACGAGACCGAAAGCCCCCTCCGATTCCAAGACCGCCTGCGCGACCCTCGAAGCAAATACCGGATAGTCACCACGCTCCCCCGGATTCACACCCACGTCCCTGATCGAAAGGCCCTTTGTGGTCAGATGCGCAGTTACCAAGCCCTTCAGTTCGCTCCCGGCATGATCACTGCCTACGAAGATCACATTACTCATCGTCCCTCCCCGCCGACAGTGGGGACGATGGCCGAAACTCCGCCAACGTGGCGCTGCAGGCAGCTTCAAGATTGTCTCGCCGGGCGAAGAGCGCCCCCTTACCGAGCACAAAACAATCTGCGCCCGCTTTAGCCAGACTGAAGAAGTTCGCGGACCGAACGCCTCCATCGACCTGGATAAGGTAGTCGGCGTCCAATCCCTCTCGCATAGTTACGAGGCGCTCGACCCTCGATGGCGTGGATGGAATCATTTCCTGACCAATAAAGCCCGGGTCCACCGCTAGAACAGTCACCATGTCGACCAACACAAGCAAGTCCTCCACAGCGGAAAGAGGCGTCGTCGGGCATAGCGCTATCCCTACGCCTACGTCCAAAGCGCGAAGTCTGTCTATCATTCGGTGCGCGTCCCGGACTACGGACTCGATGTGAATTGTGACGGAATCCGCTCCGCACCGAGCTAAGTCCTCCAGAAAGTCGACCGGCGACTCAACCATCAGGTGTACATCAATTGGAACAGTGCATTCCGGACGAATCGCCTCCACCAAAGCGGGAGAGAGGTGAATGCTCTTGCAGAAGTGCCCATCCATAATGTCCACGTGGACACCGTCAAAACTCCTGCATATCACCTCAAGGTCCCTGCGGACCTCAAGTGGCGACATGCACATTAATGAGGGGTACAGTAATGGCGTATTCATATCCAGCCCTCCAGTCATCGAGACGAGATCATCATCAGCACTTAAATAGGCCGAGCGCTTCGGAGACCGGAATGGTATCCGATTGAAATCCGGTGGCACTAACTACCCGACCACACTTGGGGATCACTATTAGGTACTGCCCGTCCGTGCCATCGCAGTAGTAGTTCCCGTCTTGGCAAATCCATAAATTGAGACCGTAGGACCACTTTGGAAAAGCGCGATCCGCGACGAAACGGTGGGTCGGAGCGGGAACCTGGGGAACCCTCATCTCCTGTACGAAGTGCCGTGGGACGATTTGCCGGCCGTTTAGCTCTCCATCCTCCAGAAGCAAGCGACCCACCTTATGAAGATCCTCGTTTCGCATCCACAAGCCGGTACATCCAGCGCAGTATTTCCCGAAGCTGTCCCAACGAAAATCGCTGATCCCCAGAGGCTCGAGGACATATCCAAACACAAACTCGTCTAACTTAGTACCAAGGAACTCCGTTACCATAGTCGAGAACAAGAAAGTTCCAGCATTAGAGTAGATGAAATCCCGACCGACTTCCCGAGTGATCGGATAGTTGACGACGTAATCAACATACGTCTCCGGATCGAGGCCCTTTGTGTCCTTGCTAAACAGCAGCCCCTTGTCATGGCCCAGTGTGACGCGAAGAAGGTCTCGCAATACTACCTTCTCCCAGCCAGAACGAGTGGCTTCATCTTGAACTGTCGCATACTGGGAAACGAATTGCCAGACCGGCGTGTCTAGTGATAACGCGACTCCATCGAAGGAGAGCCCCTTATCGATGGCTGCACCAATCGCCATACAGGCAATGGGCTTTGCTATCGACCGAAGGTTGACAAGGCCACCGTCCCCGAAATTGTGTGTCCTAATCCCTCCTATATCGGAGCAGATAACGCTATCCATCTTAAGCTTGTTTCCATCTTTATCTATCGCAGTGGTCAACTGCTCCATGACTGCGTCGAATACACTAGTCGTCATCGGTACACTCCTATCTGAATCGTGGGTTTGAGTGAGGAAAATACTGCCGACGCGCAGCACCTGGCGCTCGTTCGGTGTTATCGCAGTCGTACCAACACCCATCTTCGGGGAAGTATGCAGGCGGCAAACCTGATAGATGCCTCTGTTGGACGTATTCGCGGATTTGTCGATCGAACTCGCCCACGTCAAGGCCAAAGTCGAGGGAAACGCATGAGATCAGTGGCGAGAGTAGGTATTCCCCGAGTTTAAAGTCGTACATGTACGAAGCTCGGATGGGGTAATAGTAAATGTCCTCCGTCATGCACATATAGGGATAGCTGTCCCACTTCTGCCCAATCCCAAGGTGCCGAGCAAGTGGGAGATCCTTCTCGACCGAATCC includes:
- the rpiB gene encoding ribose 5-phosphate isomerase B encodes the protein MSNVIFVGSDHAGSELKGLVTAHLTTKGLSIRDVGVNPGERGDYPVFASRVAQAVLESEGAFGLVFCGSGVGASIAANKSPGIRCVVCSEPYSASMARRHNNANVLALGQRVVGSGLAILIVDTFLAAEFEGGRHVRRVALISDIERGLKL
- a CDS encoding ribulose-phosphate 3-epimerase, which encodes MNTPLLYPSLMCMSPLEVRRDLEVICRSFDGVHVDIMDGHFCKSIHLSPALVEAIRPECTVPIDVHLMVESPVDFLEDLARCGADSVTIHIESVVRDAHRMIDRLRALDVGVGIALCPTTPLSAVEDLLVLVDMVTVLAVDPGFIGQEMIPSTPSRVERLVTMREGLDADYLIQVDGGVRSANFFSLAKAGADCFVLGKGALFARRDNLEAACSATLAEFRPSSPLSAGRDDE
- a CDS encoding serine hydrolase gives rise to the protein MTTSVFDAVMEQLTTAIDKDGNKLKMDSVICSDIGGIRTHNFGDGGLVNLRSIAKPIACMAIGAAIDKGLSFDGVALSLDTPVWQFVSQYATVQDEATRSGWEKVVLRDLLRVTLGHDKGLLFSKDTKGLDPETYVDYVVNYPITREVGRDFIYSNAGTFLFSTMVTEFLGTKLDEFVFGYVLEPLGISDFRWDSFGKYCAGCTGLWMRNEDLHKVGRLLLEDGELNGRQIVPRHFVQEMRVPQVPAPTHRFVADRAFPKWSYGLNLWICQDGNYYCDGTDGQYLIVIPKCGRVVSATGFQSDTIPVSEALGLFKC